The following proteins come from a genomic window of Achromobacter deleyi:
- a CDS encoding dihydroorotase: protein MRLHIANGRLIDPAHDLDGQQDLFIADGRVAAVGQAPDGFQADRRIDAAGLAVLPGLVDLSARVLRQDAGAAAEARLSAAELRAALAGGVTTLALPPDAATPLDEPAKIEALLREAPAGHGRVLPLGALTVGLRGETLAEMGLLAQAGCVAFSQGESGIVDTRVLWGAMGHAAGQGLALWLRPQDPWLAQGAVVSAGAYADRLGLEGLPPQAEALALQTIFELQRATGARVHLSRLSTARGLELLRAARREGLPVSADVSANSLHLTDVDIGYFNTDFHLRPPLHGQRDRDAIQAALREGLVDALCSDHAVVDDAGKSVPFPHSQPGATGLELLLSLALKWARDARLPLPQALARVTSGPAAVLRGLSPALAGLGQLGAGAPADLCLVDLEAEWLVTPGALQSHSRHTPFAGMMLPGRVRATLVSGRPAWETPV, encoded by the coding sequence ATGAGGCTGCACATCGCCAATGGCCGCCTGATCGACCCGGCCCACGATCTCGACGGCCAGCAGGACCTGTTCATCGCCGACGGCCGCGTGGCGGCGGTCGGCCAGGCGCCCGACGGCTTCCAGGCCGACCGCCGCATCGACGCCGCCGGCCTGGCCGTCCTGCCGGGCTTGGTGGACCTGTCGGCGCGCGTGCTGCGCCAGGACGCCGGCGCGGCGGCCGAGGCCCGCCTGTCCGCCGCCGAGTTGCGCGCCGCGCTAGCGGGCGGCGTGACCACGCTGGCCCTGCCGCCGGACGCCGCCACGCCGCTGGACGAACCGGCCAAGATCGAGGCGCTGCTGCGCGAGGCGCCGGCCGGGCACGGCCGGGTGCTGCCGCTTGGCGCGCTGACGGTCGGCCTGCGCGGCGAGACGCTGGCCGAAATGGGCCTGCTGGCGCAGGCCGGCTGCGTGGCGTTCTCGCAGGGCGAGTCCGGCATCGTCGACACCCGGGTGCTGTGGGGCGCCATGGGCCATGCCGCCGGGCAGGGCCTGGCGCTGTGGCTGCGGCCGCAGGATCCCTGGCTGGCGCAGGGCGCGGTGGTCTCCGCCGGCGCCTATGCCGACCGCCTGGGCCTGGAAGGCCTGCCGCCGCAAGCCGAGGCGCTGGCCCTGCAGACGATTTTCGAGTTGCAGCGCGCCACCGGCGCCCGCGTGCACCTGTCGCGCCTGTCCACCGCTCGCGGCCTGGAACTGCTGCGCGCCGCGCGCCGCGAAGGGCTGCCGGTCAGCGCCGACGTCTCGGCCAACAGCCTGCACCTGACGGACGTGGACATCGGTTATTTCAATACGGATTTCCACCTGCGCCCACCGCTGCACGGCCAGCGCGATCGCGACGCGATCCAGGCGGCGCTGCGCGAGGGGCTGGTGGACGCCCTGTGTTCGGACCATGCGGTGGTGGACGATGCCGGCAAGTCCGTCCCGTTCCCGCACTCGCAGCCCGGCGCCACGGGCCTGGAATTGCTGCTGTCGCTGGCGCTGAAATGGGCCCGCGACGCCCGTCTGCCGCTGCCGCAGGCGCTGGCCCGGGTGACGTCGGGGCCGGCGGCGGTGCTGCGCGGCCTGTCGCCGGCATTGGCGGGCCTGGGGCAACTGGGCGCGGGGGCGCCGGCCGACCTGTGCCTGGTGGACCTGGAGGCCGAATGGCTGGTGACGCCCGGCGCGCTGCAAAGCCACAGCCGCCATACGCCGTTCGCGGGTATGATGCTGCCCGGTCGTGTCCGCGCCACCCTGGTGAGTGGCCGCCCGGCCTGGGAGACCCCTGTTTGA
- a CDS encoding aspartate carbamoyltransferase, with protein MLNPQLDRRGELLHLLTTEGLPRRHVERLLDTATKFAADGTPALADADLPMFLSLPAGDAGLRQDFEAAAARLGLRPVALQANGPGADAGVDRGHGVGAGDLAAAHAALSPAAVAAGLPAGILVLRHPASGAAVSAAGARAPGLRILNAGDGAHADPLPALARVQAMLQARHDLTNLAVALVGDIRHSAVARSLIHAMTTLGVPEVRAAAPRTLLPDGLPQLGVRACATLHECLAEADVVIVLPLRAERMSGALLPSAREYAASHGLTPARLALARPDALLLPAAALTPGIEVDGDVAAGLGDIEAGLARSERHLRLAALSVLTGVAA; from the coding sequence ATGCTCAATCCGCAACTCGACCGCCGGGGCGAACTGCTGCATCTGCTGACGACGGAAGGGCTGCCGCGACGCCATGTCGAACGGCTGTTGGACACGGCGACCAAGTTCGCCGCCGACGGCACGCCTGCCCTCGCCGACGCCGACCTGCCCATGTTCCTGAGCCTGCCCGCCGGCGATGCCGGCCTGCGCCAGGACTTCGAGGCCGCCGCCGCGCGCCTGGGCCTGCGGCCCGTGGCGCTGCAGGCCAATGGCCCGGGCGCCGACGCCGGGGTGGACCGCGGCCACGGCGTGGGCGCCGGCGATCTTGCCGCCGCCCACGCCGCGCTGTCTCCCGCCGCGGTCGCCGCCGGCCTGCCGGCCGGCATCCTGGTGCTGCGGCATCCGGCCAGCGGCGCCGCCGTCAGCGCGGCCGGCGCCCGCGCGCCGGGCCTGCGCATCCTCAACGCCGGCGACGGCGCGCACGCCGATCCGCTGCCGGCGCTGGCCCGCGTGCAGGCGATGCTGCAGGCCAGGCACGACCTGACCAACCTGGCCGTGGCGCTGGTGGGCGATATCCGCCACAGCGCCGTGGCCCGCAGCCTGATTCACGCCATGACCACCCTGGGCGTGCCCGAAGTGCGCGCCGCCGCGCCGCGCACCCTGTTGCCCGACGGCCTGCCGCAGCTGGGCGTGCGGGCCTGCGCCACGCTGCACGAATGCCTGGCCGAGGCCGACGTCGTGATCGTGCTGCCCCTGCGCGCCGAGCGCATGAGCGGCGCGCTGCTGCCGTCGGCGCGCGAATACGCCGCCAGCCATGGCCTGACGCCGGCCCGCCTGGCGCTGGCCCGGCCCGATGCCCTGCTGCTGCCCGCCGCCGCGCTGACGCCGGGCATCGAGGTCGATGGCGACGTCGCCGCCGGCCTGGGCGACATCGAGGCCGGCCTGGCCCGGTCCGAACGTCATTTGCGCCTGGCCGCCCTGAGCGTGCTGACGGGAGTCGCCGCATGA
- the ruvX gene encoding Holliday junction resolvase RuvX, with the protein MPEETLLAFDFGEKKIGVAIGNTLTGHARPLEIIFSEVRDARFARIEALLREWQPHRVVVGLALDADGGEQPATARCRRFANQLHGRFGIAVELVDERGSSMEAQRLLGTHAADDAMAAAVILQRYLDKPPAP; encoded by the coding sequence ATGCCTGAAGAGACCCTGCTGGCATTCGATTTCGGCGAGAAGAAAATCGGCGTGGCCATCGGCAATACGCTGACCGGCCATGCGCGGCCGCTGGAGATCATCTTCAGCGAGGTGCGCGATGCGCGCTTCGCGCGCATCGAGGCGCTGCTGCGGGAATGGCAGCCGCATCGCGTGGTGGTCGGCCTGGCGCTCGACGCCGACGGCGGCGAGCAGCCCGCCACGGCGCGCTGCCGCCGCTTCGCCAACCAGCTGCACGGCCGCTTCGGCATCGCGGTGGAGCTGGTCGACGAGCGCGGTTCCAGCATGGAGGCCCAGCGCCTGCTGGGCACGCACGCGGCCGACGACGCGATGGCGGCCGCCGTTATCCTGCAACGCTACCTGGACAAGCCGCCGGCGCCCTGA
- a CDS encoding YqgE/AlgH family protein, producing MTEKHHEEANTQQAANFANQFLIAMPGMVEGSLAGSVIYVCEHSERGALGLVINRPTDLTLGTLFERIDLTLEIGPVKDTLVFFGGPVQTDRGFVLHAPAGDYSSSIKLGAMALTTSRDVLQAVADGNGPARMLVTLGYAGWGAGQLESEMGQNAWLSVGADDHIIFDVPPEDRYPAALKLLGIDPVMLAGDAGHA from the coding sequence ATGACGGAAAAACACCACGAAGAGGCCAATACGCAGCAGGCCGCCAACTTCGCCAACCAGTTCCTGATCGCCATGCCGGGCATGGTCGAGGGCAGCCTGGCCGGCTCGGTCATCTATGTCTGCGAACACAGCGAGCGCGGCGCGTTGGGCCTGGTCATCAACCGGCCCACCGACCTGACCCTGGGCACGCTGTTCGAGCGCATCGACCTGACGCTCGAGATCGGCCCCGTCAAGGACACGCTGGTGTTCTTCGGCGGTCCGGTGCAGACCGACCGCGGTTTCGTGCTGCACGCGCCCGCGGGCGACTACAGCTCCAGCATCAAGCTCGGCGCCATGGCCCTGACCACCTCGCGCGACGTGCTGCAAGCGGTGGCGGACGGCAACGGGCCCGCCCGCATGCTGGTCACGCTGGGCTACGCCGGCTGGGGCGCCGGCCAGCTCGAAAGCGAAATGGGCCAGAACGCCTGGCTGTCGGTCGGCGCCGACGACCACATCATCTTCGACGTGCCGCCCGAGGATCGCTACCCCGCGGCGCTCAAGCTGCTGGGCATCGATCCTGTGATGCTGGCCGGCGACGCGGGCCATGCCTGA
- a CDS encoding rubredoxin: MRTWMCLICGWVYDEEAGLPDEGIAPGTRWEDVPPNWVCPECGARKEDFELMEI; encoded by the coding sequence ATGCGTACTTGGATGTGTCTGATTTGTGGCTGGGTCTACGACGAAGAGGCTGGCCTGCCCGACGAAGGCATCGCGCCCGGCACCCGCTGGGAAGATGTGCCGCCGAACTGGGTCTGTCCTGAATGCGGCGCCCGCAAAGAGGACTTCGAACTGATGGAAATCTGA
- a CDS encoding bifunctional hydroxymethylpyrimidine kinase/phosphomethylpyrimidine kinase, producing the protein MAPVTPPLVLVFGPLDPSGADGLPADAVTCARLGCHGLAAVTALTVQDTAGIEEIHPVSPDLLDDQARCLLEDMSVQAIKVGGLYTAETASVAAQVAADYSQVPLVLHLGQRAQVPADAADEDDADDLLAAILELVLPQTDLLIVEHLRLAQWHADGDIDIGDAPSPMHALVAAGAEWVLVLGSPQRPGHHANVLLGPNGQTTTLPWQAPPDRNGDAGGLAATAITALLARGLEMPEAVRQGLAHADAAVAASFLPGMGRRIPNRIQPQ; encoded by the coding sequence GTGGCCCCCGTTACTCCCCCTCTCGTTTTGGTCTTCGGTCCGCTCGATCCCTCGGGCGCCGACGGTTTGCCCGCGGACGCCGTGACCTGCGCCCGCCTGGGCTGTCATGGCTTGGCGGCCGTCACGGCGCTGACCGTGCAGGATACCGCCGGCATCGAAGAAATCCATCCCGTTTCACCCGACCTGCTGGACGACCAGGCGCGCTGCCTGCTCGAGGACATGTCCGTACAGGCGATCAAGGTGGGCGGACTATACACCGCCGAAACGGCAAGCGTCGCCGCGCAGGTTGCGGCGGATTACAGCCAGGTGCCGCTGGTGCTGCACCTGGGCCAGCGCGCCCAGGTGCCGGCCGACGCCGCCGACGAGGACGACGCCGACGACCTGCTGGCGGCCATCCTCGAACTGGTGCTGCCACAGACCGATCTGCTGATCGTCGAGCACCTGCGGCTGGCGCAATGGCACGCCGACGGCGACATCGATATCGGGGACGCACCGTCGCCGATGCACGCCCTGGTGGCCGCCGGCGCTGAATGGGTGCTGGTGCTGGGCAGCCCGCAGCGGCCCGGCCACCACGCCAACGTGCTGCTGGGCCCCAACGGCCAGACCACCACCCTGCCCTGGCAGGCGCCCCCGGACCGCAACGGCGACGCCGGCGGCCTGGCCGCCACCGCCATCACCGCCCTGCTGGCGCGCGGACTGGAGATGCCCGAGGCCGTGCGCCAGGGCCTGGCCCACGCCGACGCGGCGGTCGCCGCCAGTTTCCTGCCGGGCATGGGCCGGCGCATCCCCAACCGGATCCAGCCGCAATGA
- the thiE gene encoding thiamine phosphate synthase translates to MKALRFPAGLYGVTPEWDDTERLVRAVRQAAEGGMRALQLRRKDVPDAVRAEQARALAPLCRELGVVFLINDDWRLALEVGADGAHVGRDDDSLARIRAEAGPDLILGGSSYDDLARARELLDAGADYIAFGAMFPSRVKPDTVRAPLSVLTEARALVEERDAPRPAVVAIGGITPENVALVAAAGADSVAVITGLFEAPAIRAAAAACAAPYSINRNLKP, encoded by the coding sequence ATGAAAGCCTTGCGATTCCCCGCCGGCCTGTACGGCGTGACCCCCGAATGGGACGATACCGAGCGCCTGGTGCGCGCGGTGCGCCAGGCCGCCGAGGGCGGCATGCGCGCGCTGCAGCTGCGCCGCAAGGACGTGCCCGACGCCGTGCGCGCCGAGCAGGCGCGCGCCCTGGCGCCGCTGTGCCGCGAACTGGGCGTGGTGTTCCTCATCAATGACGACTGGCGCCTGGCGCTCGAGGTCGGCGCCGACGGCGCCCACGTCGGCCGCGACGACGACAGCCTGGCCCGCATCCGCGCCGAGGCCGGCCCCGACCTGATCCTGGGCGGTTCCAGCTACGACGACCTGGCCCGCGCCCGCGAGCTGCTGGACGCCGGCGCCGACTACATCGCCTTCGGCGCCATGTTCCCCTCGCGCGTCAAGCCCGACACCGTGCGCGCGCCGCTGTCGGTGCTGACCGAGGCCCGCGCGCTGGTCGAGGAACGCGATGCGCCGCGCCCCGCCGTGGTCGCCATCGGCGGCATCACGCCCGAGAACGTGGCGCTGGTGGCCGCCGCCGGCGCCGATTCGGTCGCCGTCATCACCGGCCTGTTCGAGGCGCCCGCGATCCGCGCCGCCGCCGCGGCCTGCGCCGCGCCCTACTCCATCAACCGCAACCTGAAGCCCTGA
- the hemL gene encoding glutamate-1-semialdehyde 2,1-aminomutase, translating into MSRNAQLFERASRSIPGGVNSPVRAFRSVGGTPRFIKRAQGPYVWDAEDKQYIDYVGSWGPAILGHSHPEVVRAVQEAAVNGLSFGAPTEAEIELAETLIARLPSLEQVRLVSSGTEATMTAIRLARGATGRNKIVKFEGCYHGHSDSLLVKAGSGLLTFGNPSSAGVPPEFVSHTLTLEYNNLDAVREAFAQHGADIACIIVEPIAGNMNLIKPAAGFLEGLREVCTQHGALLIFDEVMTGFRVGPQGVQGLSGVKPDLTTLAKVIGGGMPVGAFGGSAEIMKHIAPLGGVYQAGTLSGNPVAVAAGLATLRLIAAPGFYDKLAAQTAKLAQGLQERARAAGLPFAADSVGGMFGLYFSDKVPATFAEVSACDTARFNRFFHAMLDHGVHFAPSAFEAGFVSATHDDAVIQATLDIAEKVFATI; encoded by the coding sequence ATGTCCCGTAACGCCCAGCTCTTCGAACGTGCCAGCCGCAGCATCCCCGGCGGCGTCAACTCGCCCGTGCGCGCCTTCCGCTCCGTGGGCGGCACGCCGCGCTTCATCAAGCGCGCGCAGGGCCCGTACGTCTGGGACGCCGAAGACAAGCAGTACATCGACTACGTCGGCTCCTGGGGCCCGGCCATCCTGGGCCACTCGCATCCCGAAGTGGTGCGCGCGGTGCAGGAAGCGGCCGTCAACGGCCTGTCGTTCGGCGCCCCCACCGAGGCCGAGATCGAACTGGCCGAAACGCTGATCGCGCGCCTGCCGTCGCTGGAACAGGTGCGCCTGGTCAGCTCCGGCACCGAGGCCACCATGACGGCCATCCGCCTGGCGCGCGGCGCCACCGGCCGCAACAAGATCGTCAAGTTCGAGGGCTGCTACCACGGCCACTCCGACAGCCTGCTGGTCAAGGCCGGCTCGGGCCTGCTGACCTTCGGCAACCCCAGTTCGGCCGGCGTGCCGCCCGAGTTCGTCTCGCACACGCTGACCCTGGAATACAACAACCTGGACGCGGTGCGCGAGGCCTTCGCCCAGCACGGCGCCGACATCGCCTGCATCATCGTCGAGCCGATCGCCGGCAACATGAACCTGATCAAGCCGGCCGCCGGCTTCCTGGAAGGGCTGCGCGAGGTCTGCACGCAGCACGGCGCGCTGCTGATCTTCGACGAAGTCATGACCGGTTTCCGCGTTGGCCCGCAGGGCGTGCAGGGCCTGTCGGGCGTCAAGCCCGACCTGACGACGCTGGCCAAGGTGATCGGCGGCGGCATGCCGGTGGGCGCCTTCGGCGGCAGCGCCGAGATCATGAAGCACATCGCGCCGCTGGGCGGCGTCTACCAGGCGGGCACGCTGTCGGGCAATCCGGTGGCCGTGGCCGCCGGCCTGGCCACGCTGCGCCTGATCGCCGCCCCCGGCTTCTACGACAAGCTGGCGGCGCAGACCGCCAAGCTGGCGCAGGGCCTGCAGGAACGCGCCCGCGCCGCCGGCCTGCCGTTCGCGGCCGACTCGGTCGGCGGCATGTTCGGCCTTTACTTCAGCGACAAGGTGCCGGCCACGTTCGCCGAGGTCTCGGCCTGCGACACGGCGCGCTTCAACCGCTTCTTCCACGCCATGCTGGACCACGGCGTGCATTTCGCGCCGTCGGCCTTCGAAGCCGGCTTCGTCTCGGCCACCCACGACGACGCCGTCATCCAGGCCACGCTGGATATCGCCGAGAAAGTCTTCGCGACGATCTGA
- a CDS encoding lytic transglycosylase domain-containing protein, translating to MFRLFPIPPARPRAGRTFLAGLAVAAMLAAGALLPTDAARATEVYRYKDPFGVWRAMKVPNGYAKYYKRAQVRTALRGSRLKVCLDCEPRAGDGASLLTLGDRVARWGAAPPSTAHDELIAQAAKDSGVDRALLTAVIAVESGFRSDARSPKGALGLMQLMPATAATLLVADDIERALVDPATNVKAGSSLLRRLIDQYPNRLDLALAAYNAGEGAVRKYDAVPPYAETQQYVRNVTALYQQYKTP from the coding sequence ATGTTCCGACTCTTTCCCATTCCGCCCGCACGGCCACGCGCCGGGCGGACGTTCCTGGCCGGCCTGGCGGTGGCGGCGATGCTGGCCGCCGGCGCGCTGCTGCCCACCGACGCCGCGCGGGCCACCGAGGTCTACCGTTACAAAGACCCGTTCGGCGTCTGGCGCGCCATGAAGGTGCCCAACGGCTACGCCAAGTACTACAAGCGCGCCCAGGTCCGCACCGCGTTGCGCGGCTCGCGCCTCAAGGTCTGCCTGGATTGCGAGCCGCGCGCGGGTGACGGCGCCAGCCTGCTGACCCTGGGCGACCGCGTCGCGCGCTGGGGCGCGGCGCCGCCGTCCACCGCGCATGACGAACTGATCGCGCAGGCGGCCAAGGACTCAGGGGTGGACCGGGCCCTGCTGACCGCGGTCATCGCGGTGGAGTCGGGGTTCCGCAGCGACGCGCGCTCGCCCAAGGGGGCGCTCGGCCTGATGCAGCTGATGCCGGCGACGGCGGCGACCCTGCTGGTCGCGGACGACATCGAGCGGGCGCTGGTGGACCCGGCCACCAACGTCAAGGCGGGGTCGAGCCTGCTGCGCCGCCTGATCGACCAGTACCCCAACCGCCTGGACCTGGCGCTGGCCGCCTACAACGCGGGCGAGGGCGCGGTGCGCAAGTACGACGCGGTGCCGCCCTATGCCGAGACCCAGCAGTACGTGCGCAACGTCACGGCGCTGTACCAGCAATACAAAACACCCTAG
- a CDS encoding DUF342 domain-containing protein → MGADNTLQLVLDATTNVLTAIYSPPPAPQTDASPVDAAADGAPGQEAAAPDTETADAAPAVPAADLPSWDILAAMATAQGWSTEALDNHAVIAFIDLCRQATEPVQVPVGKLIDGSFDLEVDAACMSALVTLHPPKGGKPVTLPVLRQAIADQGIVHGVLEKELAEALERGGAQTVLIAQGTPPTRGTPTRFESLLDRLKPRAQEIDELAQIDYRDLGSLLLVTPGMPLMRRIPPLPGIDGCNVLGQPVLPDELPDTPFNAEMSGVEIDPEDPNLLRAAIAGSPKLIHQGAQVNPVVEVDAVDLSTGNINFQGSLQVRGDISATMEVRVTGDVVVNGTMEAALVEAGGNVTVKGGIIGMAEAMQEGTSESANNAAARTAHIVCGGEVRARFIANAIISAGQNVEVEREIRQSSIAAGGSVNVGAPNTQQTAITGGQTRALQSVRAGTIGSPAGVPTLVQAGLDPHADIKRSALTRKRLKMNEEKAKLEQLLLFLHANPGRAAGDVVERARNTHTKLGRDLIELDEEEAQLIRDLQPLHTATIIAARRFCGGAKIQVGNRMQEFLEDQVGGKAGLEEGEIVIR, encoded by the coding sequence ATGGGCGCAGACAACACGCTCCAGCTGGTGCTGGATGCCACTACCAACGTCCTGACGGCGATTTACTCGCCGCCACCAGCGCCGCAGACCGATGCCTCCCCGGTCGACGCTGCGGCCGACGGCGCCCCCGGCCAGGAGGCCGCCGCCCCGGACACCGAAACCGCCGACGCCGCGCCGGCCGTGCCGGCCGCCGACCTGCCCAGCTGGGACATCCTCGCCGCCATGGCCACCGCCCAGGGCTGGTCGACCGAGGCGCTGGACAACCACGCGGTCATCGCCTTCATCGACCTGTGCCGCCAGGCCACCGAACCCGTCCAGGTGCCGGTGGGCAAGCTGATCGACGGCTCGTTCGACCTGGAAGTGGATGCCGCCTGCATGTCGGCGTTGGTCACCCTGCATCCGCCCAAGGGCGGCAAGCCGGTGACCCTGCCCGTGCTGCGCCAGGCCATCGCCGACCAGGGCATCGTCCACGGCGTGCTGGAAAAGGAACTGGCCGAGGCCCTCGAGCGCGGCGGCGCGCAGACCGTGCTGATCGCGCAGGGCACGCCGCCCACGCGCGGCACCCCCACCCGTTTCGAAAGCCTGCTGGACCGCCTGAAGCCGCGCGCCCAGGAAATCGACGAACTGGCGCAGATCGACTACCGCGACCTGGGCAGCCTGCTGCTGGTGACGCCCGGCATGCCGCTGATGCGCCGCATCCCGCCGCTGCCCGGCATCGACGGCTGCAACGTGCTGGGCCAGCCGGTGCTGCCGGATGAGCTGCCGGACACGCCGTTCAACGCCGAGATGTCCGGCGTCGAGATCGACCCGGAAGACCCCAACCTGCTGCGCGCCGCCATCGCCGGTTCGCCCAAGCTGATCCACCAGGGCGCGCAGGTCAATCCGGTGGTCGAGGTCGACGCGGTCGACCTGTCCACCGGCAACATCAACTTCCAGGGCTCGCTGCAGGTGCGCGGCGACATCAGCGCCACCATGGAAGTGCGCGTGACCGGCGACGTGGTCGTCAACGGCACCATGGAAGCCGCGCTGGTCGAGGCCGGCGGCAACGTCACGGTCAAGGGCGGCATCATCGGCATGGCCGAGGCGATGCAGGAAGGCACCAGCGAATCGGCCAACAACGCCGCCGCGCGCACCGCCCACATCGTCTGTGGCGGCGAAGTGCGCGCCCGCTTCATCGCCAACGCCATCATCAGCGCTGGCCAGAACGTGGAAGTGGAACGCGAGATCCGCCAGAGCAGCATCGCGGCGGGCGGCAGCGTCAACGTCGGCGCGCCCAACACCCAGCAGACCGCCATCACCGGCGGCCAGACCCGCGCCCTGCAATCGGTGCGCGCCGGCACCATCGGCTCGCCGGCCGGCGTGCCGACGCTGGTGCAGGCCGGGCTGGATCCGCATGCCGACATCAAGCGCTCGGCGCTGACGCGCAAGCGCCTGAAGATGAACGAGGAAAAGGCCAAGCTCGAACAGCTGCTGCTGTTCCTGCACGCCAACCCCGGCCGGGCCGCCGGCGACGTGGTCGAGCGCGCCCGCAACACCCACACCAAGCTGGGCCGCGACCTGATCGAGCTGGACGAGGAAGAGGCCCAGCTGATCCGCGACCTGCAGCCGCTGCATACCGCCACCATCATCGCGGCGCGGCGCTTCTGCGGCGGCGCCAAGATCCAGGTGGGCAACCGGATGCAGGAGTTCCTGGAAGACCAGGTGGGCGGCAAGGCCGGCCTGGAAGAAGGCGAGATCGTCATCCGCTGA
- a CDS encoding SDR family oxidoreductase, producing MDFSGFPGLAGKTAIVTGSTQGLGADIARGLAAAGANVVLVGRNAAAGQALAGEIGERALFHETDIGQDDQIRHCLNAAVARFGRVDILVNNACQYNDRGLASSRAEWHATLDTNLVSAAIFTQMAAPLLPRGGVVVNLGSTGGKFGAAGRALYPASKAALLQITKNFAVELAPAGIRVLAVSPAWTWSPSVEQLAGGSREAADAVGAHFHPLGRVGSGEEIAAAVCFACSDAASWMTGVDIPVDGGFSILGPDRGISPRAWFKQLAP from the coding sequence ATGGATTTCTCAGGCTTTCCCGGCTTGGCCGGCAAGACCGCCATCGTCACCGGCAGCACCCAGGGGCTGGGCGCCGATATCGCGCGCGGCCTGGCCGCGGCTGGCGCCAACGTGGTGCTGGTGGGGCGCAATGCCGCGGCCGGCCAGGCGTTGGCGGGCGAGATCGGCGAGCGGGCGCTGTTCCACGAAACCGACATCGGCCAGGACGACCAGATCCGCCACTGCCTGAACGCCGCGGTGGCGCGCTTCGGGCGGGTCGATATCCTGGTGAACAACGCCTGCCAGTACAACGACCGCGGCCTGGCTTCGAGCCGCGCGGAGTGGCACGCCACGCTCGACACCAACCTGGTGTCGGCCGCGATCTTCACGCAGATGGCGGCGCCGCTGTTGCCGCGCGGCGGGGTGGTGGTCAACCTGGGCAGCACCGGCGGCAAATTCGGCGCGGCCGGACGCGCGCTGTATCCGGCCTCCAAGGCCGCCTTGCTGCAGATCACCAAGAACTTCGCGGTGGAGCTGGCGCCGGCCGGCATCCGCGTGCTGGCGGTGTCGCCGGCCTGGACCTGGTCGCCGTCGGTCGAACAGCTGGCGGGCGGCTCGCGCGAGGCCGCCGACGCGGTGGGGGCGCATTTCCATCCGCTGGGCCGGGTCGGCTCGGGCGAGGAGATCGCCGCGGCGGTGTGCTTCGCCTGCTCGGACGCGGCGTCGTGGATGACCGGTGTGGATATCCCGGTGGATGGCGGCTTCTCGATCCTGGGACCGGACCGGGGCATTTCACCGCGCGCGTGGTTCAAGCAGCTGGCGCCTTGA
- a CDS encoding cysteine hydrolase family protein has translation MSAPDAAVLALHYQNDVLHPDGKIRVGLDADGAVRQRVLHGAAALLDGARGHGLPIVHVRIAFRPDYADLLPNCDIFRNVASIGAVAEGQWGSAFYEGLQPLAGSPREFVVKHTRISAFYGTPLEETLRLLGARRLVVAGVATHSVVEGTVRHAADIGFNVMVAEDACASADPAVHDASLASMRLIAQTGSVAQAMHWAAAPH, from the coding sequence GTGAGCGCGCCCGACGCCGCGGTGCTGGCGCTGCACTACCAGAACGACGTGCTGCATCCCGACGGCAAGATCCGCGTCGGGCTGGATGCCGACGGCGCGGTGCGCCAGCGCGTGCTGCACGGCGCGGCGGCGCTGCTCGACGGCGCCCGCGGCCACGGCCTGCCGATCGTGCACGTGCGCATCGCCTTCCGCCCGGACTACGCCGACCTGCTGCCCAACTGCGACATCTTCCGCAACGTCGCCAGCATCGGCGCCGTGGCCGAGGGGCAGTGGGGCAGCGCCTTCTACGAGGGCCTGCAGCCGCTGGCGGGCAGCCCGCGCGAATTCGTGGTCAAGCACACCCGCATCAGCGCCTTCTACGGCACGCCGCTGGAAGAGACGCTGCGGCTGCTCGGGGCGCGCCGGCTGGTGGTGGCAGGCGTGGCGACGCATTCGGTGGTCGAGGGCACGGTGCGGCACGCCGCCGATATCGGGTTCAATGTCATGGTGGCCGAAGACGCCTGCGCGTCGGCGGACCCGGCGGTGCACGATGCGTCGCTGGCCAGCATGCGGCTGATCGCGCAGACCGGTTCGGTGGCGCAGGCCATGCACTGGGCCGCCGCGCCTCATTGA